The genomic interval CCCCCACCGCCCCCGCCACACCGTGTCCGCGCGCGTGGCCGTGGGCCCGTCCTGGCTGACCGGACGCGCGGAGTTGCGCGCCCAGTCCTCACAGCTCCGCAACCGCACCGGCGAGTTCGTCCTCCCGGGCCGCGCGCTGCTGCACGCGGGCCTGTCGAGCACCGTGGGCCGCCGCCCCGCGCTCACCTTCTCCCTCGACTTCAAGAACCTCCTCGACGCCCACGTCGAGGACTTCGACGGCTATCCCCTGCCAGGACGCACCGTGCTCGCCTCGGTGGCGATGGCGCTCGACCTCTCCCCTACTCCTCGAAAGGCCAACACCCCTTGATTGCCGTACACGTACACCGCTCACTCCTCGCGACGCTCGGCGTCCTGCTGTCCTCCCTGCTCCTGACGGGCTGCCCCGATTCGGGCGTCGTCTGTGGCGAAGGACTCACCCGCTGCGGCGACACCTGCCTGGACCTCACCAGCGAGTCCGCGAACTGTGGCGCCTGCGGCGTCGTCTGCGGCGAAGGACAGCTCTGCTCCGAGGGCGCCTGCACCTGTCAGGCGGGCACCACGGCCTGCGGTGGCTCGTGTGTCGACACCCGGTCCTCGCCCCAGCACTGCGGCGGCTGCGCCGGCTCGGGCGGCAGCGTCTGCGGCACCGGCCAGGTCTGCGAGCAGGGCACGTGCAAGGTGCAGTGCACCACCGAGGGCCTCCAGCGCTGCGGCGACTCGTGTGTGAACCTGGACACGGACGCCTCCCACTGCGGCACGTGTGGCAACGCCTGTGGTGATGCACGCAGCTGCCGCGGTGGCGTGTGCACGTATGACGTGGTCGCCACGTGCTTCAACACGGGACAGGTGGTGGGCATCCAGTCCGGCACGGACTTCAAGGGCCCGAACGCCCAGGTCGCCTCGTCGCCGCAGAGCGCCGCGCGGATGAGCGACGTGCTGATGGTGCTCGATGGCGCGCGCAAGCTGGTGCAGACGCGGCTGGGCGACTACGGCGTCCTGCCCACGCGCAACGACACGGGCCGCGCGCCCAATCAGGTCATCGTCCGCGACCCGTACCTCTACATCCTCAACTCGTCGGACAACACGCTTCAGGTCCTGCGACGAGACGAGGAGCCCGTCCCCGGCGCCGCCCCCGGTTCCCGCTTCCCCGACGGCATCACCCTCACCGATGTCGGCAGCGTGAGCTTCGGCGCCAACACCAACCCCTTCGGCATGACGGTGCTCGGCGATGAGCTGTGGGTCACCCTCTACGGCAACCTGATGGGCGACCCGACCGCCGGAGGCCGCGTGGCGCGCGTCTCGCTGGCCAACCCGGCGCAGCCTCGCGTGGAGGATGTCATCGTGCTGCCCACCGGTGCCGCGCTGAAGCCCTTCCCCAACAACACCACCCTCTCCACGCCCACCAGCATCACCCCGCACCGGGGCAAGCTCTACACCGCGCTCAACAACCTGAACCCCGCCACGTACGGCCCCGGAGGCCCGGGCCTGCTCGCGCGCATCGACCCGACGAGCCGCGCCGTGGACCTCATCGAGCTGGGTGACGGCTGCCTCAACCCCAGCGCCGTGGCCCCCGTCGGTGAGCAGCTCCTGGTCAGCTGCAGCGGCAAGGCGAACTACGACGACCAGTTCAACCTGACGTCCGTGGAGCACACGGGCCTGGTGCTCCTGGACACACAGGACCGCGTGGTGGCCACGTCTCCCGTGGCATGTGCGCCGGGGGCCAGCGCCTGCGCCATTCCGGCCGCGGGCCGCTTCGCCGTGGTGGGACAGCGCGCCTACCTGGGCGACACCAACGGCGGTCGCATCTTCGTCCACGAGGTCGTGGGCAACACCCTGGTCGAGCGACGTGGACTGAAGAACACCTCGCAGCCGCCCATCGCCGCGTGCCCCGCCAGCGGCTTCTCGCTGGTCAGCGACGTGGTGGCCCTGCCCTGAAGGGCGTGAGGCAGTGACACGGGGGCACTTCGCCCCGATGGGGCAATGTGCCCCGGTCCCGGTGGGCCCGTTCGCCCCGCCGGGACCTCCTCCTCCGAGGGAAACAGCCCCCAAGCCCCTCCTGGCACGACGGATGCTCTAGGGCTCCGCGTGCCGCGTGAGACTTCACGAGGCCGACCGGAGGACAACGATGAAGCGATTCCTTCCCCTTGCCGTGGGCCTTTCTCTGATTTCGATGGGCGCGATGGCCGCGACGCCCAAGGCATCCTCGACGCCGAAGCCCGCGGCCGAGGCATCCGCGAAGCCCGCCGAGACCAAGGCCAAGCCCGCCCAGAAGCATGGGGCCCACGCGAAGGGCGCCTCCACGCCCACCAAGGACCCTGGCTCGACTCACTGATTCCTTCCCGCTGCGGTCGCGGTAGTTTCTGAGTATTTCCTTCCGGTCCATGCGCTCTCGACCCCTCCAACTGGCATGGACCGGAATAGCCTCGGCCTACCTTGAGACTCGCACGCAAGTTCACCCTCGCCCTCGTCCTGCTCGCCGTGGCGGTCATCGCCGGGCTGCAGGTCATCCAGGTCCGCCGTGAGCTGGAACGCTCGGCGCTGGACATGCAGCACGACCACCGGTTGCTCGGCCACGCGCTCGCGGGGACCATCAGCAAGGCCTGGGAGCTGGCCGGTGAGCGTGAAGCGCTGAACCTCCTGCATCAATCCAACAACTTCCAGGAGCAGGTCCACCTGCGCTGGGTCTGGTTGGATGGTGGGCCCGGCACTCCGTCACTCGCGGGCTTTCCGCCTCGCCTGCTGGCCACGCTGCGCCAGGGCAAGGACGGCTCCATGGTGGACCCGGAGCCCGCGCCCGGCCTGCTGCACTCGTACACCCCTGTCTTCATCGACCTCGGCATCGGCCGGCGCTTCGGCGCCATCGAAATCACCGAGTCCTTGGGCGAAGAGCGTCAGCACGTCTTCGTCACCGTGGTGGGCACCATCGTCGCCACCGGCACCATCACCTTCGCGTTCTTCATCGTGGCCATGGCCATGGGCCGGCGGCTGGTGGGTGAGCCGGTGGACCAGCTGGTCCAGCTCGCGCACCGCTTCGGCCAGGGTGATTTGACGGCGCGCGTGCGGCTGCCGCCCAAGCGGCGAGGTGACGAGCTCACCACGCTGGCCAACGCGATGAACCGCATGGGTGAGCAGCTCGAGGAGACTCGCTCCCGGCTTTCGACGGAGACCACGGGGCGGCTGGCCGCGGTGGAGCACTTGAGGCACGCGGACCGGCTCACCACGGTGGGCAAGCTCGCCTCGGGTGTGGCGCACGAGCTGGGCACGCCGCTGAACGTGGTGATGGGCCGCTCGAAGATGATCTCCTCGGGCGAGGCGGAGGGTGAGGAGGTGGGCGAGTGCGCCCGCATCATCACCCAGCAGGCCCAGCACATGACGGGCATCATCCGGCAGCTGCTCGACTTCGCGCGGCGCCGCGCGCCCCACCGGGCTCCAGAGGAGATGCGCGAGCTGGTGGCGCGCTCGTTGAGCCTGCTCAAGCCCATGGCCTCGAAGAAGAGCATCACCCTGGTGGAAGACGTGCCGACGGGTGTCATGCTGCAGGCGGATGGAGGACAGGTGCAGCAGGTGCTGACGAACCTGGTGATGAACGCCTTGCAGGCCATGAACAAGCCGGGGACGGTGACGGTGCGCGCGGCACACGTCCGCACCACGCCGCCGCAGGACGTGGGTGGCCCGGAAGGCAGCTACGTGCGCGTGGACGTGGAGGACGAGGGCCCTGGCATCGCGCCGGACATCCTGGGCCACGTGTTCGAGCCGTTCTTCACCACGAAGGACGTGGGTGAGGGCACGGGACTGGGACTGTCGGTGTCCTACGGTCTGGTGAGAGACCATGACGGCTGGATTGCCGTGCGAAGCGAGCTGGGACGCGGTAGCTGCTTTTCCATCTACCTGCCGAGCGGAGGGGACACATGCCAGGCCGCGTCCTGATGGTCGAGGACGAGCGCGAGATGCGCGCCATGTTGGAGAAGGGGTTGACGCGCCGGGGCTATGCGCCCGTGGCGCTCGGGTCGGCGGACGAGGCGCTGGCGCGGTTGGCCACCGAGGACTTCGACGTGGTGCTCACGGACCTGCGCATGCCGGGGATGGACGGGCTGGCGCTGTGTGAGCGCATCGTGCTCAACCGGCCGGACATCCCGGTCATCGTGGTGACGGCCTTCGGGAGCCTGGAGACGGCGGTGGCCGCCATCCGCGCGGGGGCGTACGACTTCGTCACCAAGCCCATCGACGTGGACGCGCTGGTGCTGGTGCTCGAGCGCGCGGTGCAGCACCGGGCGCTGCGTGAAGAGGTGCGCCGGCTGCGGCAGGAGTTGGGGCGGAGGCAGGACACCGGCGCGGTGGTGGGAGAGAGCCCCGCGATGCAGCAGGCGTATGCGCTCATCGACCGGGTGGCGGACCTGGACTCCACGGTGCTGATTACGGGTGAGAGCGGGACGGGCAAGGAGGTGGCCGCGCGCGCGGTGCACACGCGAGGGCGGCGGTCGGACGGGCCCTTCGTGGCGCTCAACTGCGCGGCGATGCCGGAGGCGCTGCTGGAGAGTGAGTTGTTCGGGCACGCGAAGGGCGCTTTCACGGACGCGAAGGCGGCGCGCACGGGGCTCTTCGTGCAGGCGCACGGGGGCACGCTGTTCCTGGACGAGGTGGGCGAGTTGCCGCTCACGCTCCAGCCGAAGCTCCTGCGGGCGTTGCAGGAGCGGGTGGTGCGCCCGGTGGGTGGGGACACGGAGGTTCCGTTCGATGCGCGCATCGTCGCGGCGACGAACCGGGATTTGGAGCTGGCGGTGGAGGAGGGCCGGTTCCGCGAGGATTTGTATTACCGGTTGAATGTGATTGGGGTGGAGCTGCCCCCGCTGCGCGCGCGTGGGAATGATGTGTTGTTGTTGTCGCAGCGGTTCATCGAGCAATTCGCAGGGAGGAACAACAAGCGGGTGGTGGGCTTGTCACCCGCGGCGGCGCAGCGGCTGCTGGCGTATGGGTGGCCTGGGAATGTGCGCGAGTTGCAGAACTGCATGGAGCGCGCGGTGGCGCTCACGTCGTTCGAGCAGCTCACGGTGGATGACTTGCCCGAGCGCATCCGGAACTACAGCCAGCCCAAGGGGGCGACCGAGAACACGGACCCCTCGGAGCTGGTGACGCTGGAGGAGTTGGAGCGCAAGTACATCCACCGGGTGTTGGAGACGGTGGGTGGGAGCCGCACGCTGGCGGCACGGATTCTCGGCGTGGACCGCAAGACGCTGTACCGCAAGCTGGAGCGGGACGACGAGGCGAAGAAGCCCTGAGCGAGGGCTTTCAGTCCACGGGGTCCAAGCGCACTTCGAAGAGCTTGGGCCAGAGCTTGCCGGTCATCAGCATGCGCCCGGTGCCGGGCTCCACGGCGATGCCGTTGAGGACGGCATCCGGGCGGTTGATTTGGGGGCCGACGGCGCGCACCAGGGCGGAGGCGTCGATGAGGCCGACGACGTGGCCGGTGGTCGGGTCGATTTCGAGGACGTAGGAGGAGTGCCAGACGTTGGCGTAGATGACGCCATTGGCGCACTCGAGCTCGTTGAGCTGGTCCTGGGGTTGGCCGTTCAGCGTGACTTCGACGGTGCCGAGGGGCTCGAAGGTGTCGGGGGCGTGGAAGGTCAGCGTGGAGGAGCCGTCGCTGCGCACGAGCTTGCCCTGCCAGTAGCACAGGCCCCAGCCTTCACCGGCGTAGCGCGTGGTGCGCAGACGCGTGGGGGGCAGGCCGCTCCAGGTGAAGAGCTGACCTTCGGTCCAGGTGAGCTGGTAGAGGCGCTCGCCGTCGGTGGCGAGGCCTTCGGCGAAGATGTCGCCCAGGCGCTCCATCCACAGCGGGGTGGCGGAGTCGAGGGAGATTTCGCGCAGCGTGCCTTGATGGCCGGTGCTCTCGAACAGACGGCCCTGGTGGAAGACGAGGCCTTGGGTGAAGGCCTCGGTCGAGTGCGGATACTCCCGGACGATGTGCGCCACCTTCCGCGTGAGCGTGCTCTCCGTCGCGCGCCGGTGCACGGCCCCACCACCACAACCGTTACCCATCATGACCAGAACACCCAGCGCCGACAGCCATGCCGTTGGATTCATGCGCATCGAGGTGTCCACGCAAGCAGGAAACGCGGGCC from Myxococcus stipitatus carries:
- a CDS encoding MXAN_6577-like cysteine-rich protein, encoding MIAVHVHRSLLATLGVLLSSLLLTGCPDSGVVCGEGLTRCGDTCLDLTSESANCGACGVVCGEGQLCSEGACTCQAGTTACGGSCVDTRSSPQHCGGCAGSGGSVCGTGQVCEQGTCKVQCTTEGLQRCGDSCVNLDTDASHCGTCGNACGDARSCRGGVCTYDVVATCFNTGQVVGIQSGTDFKGPNAQVASSPQSAARMSDVLMVLDGARKLVQTRLGDYGVLPTRNDTGRAPNQVIVRDPYLYILNSSDNTLQVLRRDEEPVPGAAPGSRFPDGITLTDVGSVSFGANTNPFGMTVLGDELWVTLYGNLMGDPTAGGRVARVSLANPAQPRVEDVIVLPTGAALKPFPNNTTLSTPTSITPHRGKLYTALNNLNPATYGPGGPGLLARIDPTSRAVDLIELGDGCLNPSAVAPVGEQLLVSCSGKANYDDQFNLTSVEHTGLVLLDTQDRVVATSPVACAPGASACAIPAAGRFAVVGQRAYLGDTNGGRIFVHEVVGNTLVERRGLKNTSQPPIAACPASGFSLVSDVVALP
- a CDS encoding HAMP domain-containing sensor histidine kinase, with the protein product MRLARKFTLALVLLAVAVIAGLQVIQVRRELERSALDMQHDHRLLGHALAGTISKAWELAGEREALNLLHQSNNFQEQVHLRWVWLDGGPGTPSLAGFPPRLLATLRQGKDGSMVDPEPAPGLLHSYTPVFIDLGIGRRFGAIEITESLGEERQHVFVTVVGTIVATGTITFAFFIVAMAMGRRLVGEPVDQLVQLAHRFGQGDLTARVRLPPKRRGDELTTLANAMNRMGEQLEETRSRLSTETTGRLAAVEHLRHADRLTTVGKLASGVAHELGTPLNVVMGRSKMISSGEAEGEEVGECARIITQQAQHMTGIIRQLLDFARRRAPHRAPEEMRELVARSLSLLKPMASKKSITLVEDVPTGVMLQADGGQVQQVLTNLVMNALQAMNKPGTVTVRAAHVRTTPPQDVGGPEGSYVRVDVEDEGPGIAPDILGHVFEPFFTTKDVGEGTGLGLSVSYGLVRDHDGWIAVRSELGRGSCFSIYLPSGGDTCQAAS
- a CDS encoding sigma-54 dependent transcriptional regulator, which encodes MPGRVLMVEDEREMRAMLEKGLTRRGYAPVALGSADEALARLATEDFDVVLTDLRMPGMDGLALCERIVLNRPDIPVIVVTAFGSLETAVAAIRAGAYDFVTKPIDVDALVLVLERAVQHRALREEVRRLRQELGRRQDTGAVVGESPAMQQAYALIDRVADLDSTVLITGESGTGKEVAARAVHTRGRRSDGPFVALNCAAMPEALLESELFGHAKGAFTDAKAARTGLFVQAHGGTLFLDEVGELPLTLQPKLLRALQERVVRPVGGDTEVPFDARIVAATNRDLELAVEEGRFREDLYYRLNVIGVELPPLRARGNDVLLLSQRFIEQFAGRNNKRVVGLSPAAAQRLLAYGWPGNVRELQNCMERAVALTSFEQLTVDDLPERIRNYSQPKGATENTDPSELVTLEELERKYIHRVLETVGGSRTLAARILGVDRKTLYRKLERDDEAKKP
- a CDS encoding glutaminyl-peptide cyclotransferase, producing the protein MNPTAWLSALGVLVMMGNGCGGGAVHRRATESTLTRKVAHIVREYPHSTEAFTQGLVFHQGRLFESTGHQGTLREISLDSATPLWMERLGDIFAEGLATDGERLYQLTWTEGQLFTWSGLPPTRLRTTRYAGEGWGLCYWQGKLVRSDGSSTLTFHAPDTFEPLGTVEVTLNGQPQDQLNELECANGVIYANVWHSSYVLEIDPTTGHVVGLIDASALVRAVGPQINRPDAVLNGIAVEPGTGRMLMTGKLWPKLFEVRLDPVD